In Bacillus cereus ATCC 14579, a single window of DNA contains:
- a CDS encoding NADP-dependent oxidoreductase gives MKAMIIDRYGKVPMRMAEVPTPEINEYEVLAEIHAASINPIDFKIRDGKVKMLLKYEMPLILGNDFAGVITKVGSKVTRFKVGDEIYARPRKNKIGTFAEYIAIHEDDIALKPKNLSFEEAASIPLVGLTSYQALHDIMQLQKGQKILIHAGSGGVGTFAIQLAKIMGAIVTTTASEAGANLVTSLGADEIINYKTEKFEDILKNYDAVFDTIGGATLEKSFNIIKRGGNIVSVSGMPNARFGKEFGSGFFKTLLFSLASKKLTALEKKHNAQYSFLFMKPSGDQLRTIANYIEAGEIKPVIDRVFPFEDAQKAMEYSEAGRAKGKIIVKIK, from the coding sequence ATGAAAGCAATGATAATTGATAGATATGGAAAAGTCCCAATGCGTATGGCAGAGGTACCTACTCCTGAAATAAATGAGTATGAAGTGCTCGCAGAAATTCATGCAGCTAGCATTAACCCAATTGATTTTAAAATACGCGACGGAAAAGTAAAAATGTTACTGAAATATGAAATGCCCCTAATCCTTGGTAACGACTTTGCCGGTGTCATCACGAAGGTTGGATCAAAAGTAACTCGTTTTAAAGTTGGTGATGAAATATATGCTCGTCCAAGAAAAAATAAGATTGGTACTTTCGCGGAGTATATAGCCATTCATGAAGATGATATAGCTTTAAAACCGAAAAATTTAAGTTTTGAGGAAGCTGCTTCGATTCCACTCGTTGGCTTAACATCATATCAAGCATTACATGACATCATGCAATTACAAAAAGGACAAAAGATTTTAATTCACGCCGGATCCGGTGGTGTTGGTACTTTCGCTATTCAGCTAGCAAAAATAATGGGTGCCATTGTTACAACGACTGCTAGTGAAGCTGGTGCGAATTTAGTAACGTCTCTTGGCGCAGATGAAATTATTAATTACAAAACAGAGAAATTTGAAGATATACTAAAAAATTATGATGCCGTATTTGATACAATCGGCGGTGCAACACTTGAAAAATCATTCAATATTATAAAAAGGGGAGGAAACATTGTTTCCGTTTCAGGCATGCCGAATGCTCGCTTCGGTAAAGAATTTGGTTCAGGATTCTTTAAAACTCTCTTATTTTCATTAGCCAGCAAAAAACTTACTGCACTTGAAAAAAAGCATAATGCTCAATATTCATTTTTATTTATGAAGCCAAGTGGGGATCAATTACGTACTATTGCAAACTATATTGAAGCTGGTGAAATCAAACCGGTAATCGATCGAGTTTTCCCTTTTGAAGATGCGCAAAAAGCAATGGAATATTCCGAGGCTGGAAGAGCAAAAGGAAAAATAATTGTAAAAATTAAATAA
- a CDS encoding protein adenylyltransferase SelO, translated as MTKNNETGWNLDNSYTTLPQSFYTEIPPTPVSSPELVKLNHSLAISLGLTPEELKKEAEIAIFAGNGLPEGAHPLAQAYAGHQFGHFNMLGDGRALLIGEQITPSGERFDIQLKGSGPTPYSRRGDGRAALGPMLREYIISEAMYALDIPTTRSLAVVTTGEPTYRETKLPGAILTRVASSHIRVGTFQYAAARGSIEDLKSLADYTIKRHYPEIESHENRYTALLQEVIKRQASLIAKWQLAGFIHGVMNTDNITISGETIDYGPCAFMDNYDQGTVFSSIDTQGRYAYGNQPYMAAWDLARLAESLIPILHEDEEEALKIAQDEISKFSVQYEKQWFLGMKKKLGLFSNEEQDHSLIEQLLKMMEKYKADYTNTFRSLTLDAIENTALFESPEFKEWYKLWQSRLDRQEQSKENAYEMMKNNNPSIIPRNHRVEEALEAAVTNDDYSVMEKLLEALSNPYAYSTDQEEYCAPPAPTNRPYRTFCGT; from the coding sequence ATGACTAAAAATAATGAAACAGGTTGGAATTTAGATAATAGTTATACGACTTTACCACAATCATTTTATACAGAAATCCCCCCTACTCCCGTAAGTTCACCGGAGTTAGTTAAACTAAACCATTCATTAGCGATATCTCTTGGCTTAACCCCTGAAGAACTGAAAAAGGAAGCTGAAATTGCCATTTTCGCTGGCAATGGACTTCCAGAAGGAGCTCATCCATTAGCTCAAGCATATGCTGGCCATCAATTCGGACATTTTAATATGTTAGGCGACGGTCGTGCTCTTTTAATTGGCGAACAAATTACTCCTTCAGGTGAGCGTTTCGATATTCAACTGAAAGGTTCTGGGCCTACTCCCTATTCACGCCGAGGAGATGGCCGTGCTGCACTCGGTCCGATGCTACGTGAATATATTATTAGCGAAGCAATGTATGCACTCGATATTCCAACTACCCGCAGTTTAGCAGTTGTCACAACCGGTGAACCAACCTATCGTGAAACAAAGTTACCTGGAGCAATTTTAACTAGAGTAGCTAGTAGCCATATTCGCGTCGGTACATTTCAATATGCTGCAGCTCGTGGTTCAATAGAGGACCTGAAATCACTAGCTGACTATACGATAAAAAGGCATTACCCAGAAATTGAATCTCATGAAAACCGATATACTGCATTACTACAAGAAGTCATTAAAAGACAAGCCAGTCTTATCGCAAAATGGCAACTTGCTGGATTTATTCACGGCGTAATGAACACTGACAATATAACGATCAGTGGCGAAACAATTGATTACGGTCCTTGTGCATTTATGGACAATTACGACCAAGGAACTGTATTTAGCTCTATTGACACACAAGGTCGTTATGCATATGGAAATCAACCATATATGGCCGCATGGGATCTCGCACGACTAGCTGAATCTTTAATACCAATTCTGCACGAAGATGAAGAAGAAGCATTAAAAATCGCTCAAGACGAAATTTCGAAATTTAGCGTACAGTATGAAAAACAGTGGTTCCTTGGAATGAAAAAGAAATTAGGACTATTTAGCAACGAAGAACAAGATCACTCACTTATTGAGCAACTTTTAAAAATGATGGAGAAATATAAAGCGGATTACACAAATACATTCCGTTCATTAACTCTTGATGCTATCGAAAATACAGCTCTATTTGAAAGTCCTGAATTTAAAGAATGGTACAAACTGTGGCAATCTCGATTAGACAGACAAGAACAATCGAAAGAAAACGCCTACGAGATGATGAAAAATAATAACCCATCAATCATCCCGAGGAACCACCGTGTAGAAGAAGCATTAGAAGCAGCTGTTACAAATGACGACTATAGCGTAATGGAGAAACTTCTTGAAGCTTTATCAAACCCTTATGCGTATTCTACAGATCAAGAAGAATACTGCGCTCCGCCTGCACCGACGAATCGCCCTTATCGTACTTTTTGTGGCACTTGA
- a CDS encoding DUF4260 domain-containing protein has product MQKRIVHFEGMVVFLATIYMYSIYEFSWIIFFVFLLAPDLSMLAYGINNHVGAKIYNVCHTYIISILIVLIGVYFKIDTVIMIGLIWTAHIGMDRMFGYGLKYETGFKDTHIQRL; this is encoded by the coding sequence ATGCAAAAACGTATTGTACATTTTGAAGGAATGGTTGTATTTTTAGCCACGATTTATATGTATTCGATATATGAGTTTAGTTGGATTATATTTTTTGTATTCCTTTTAGCGCCGGATCTATCAATGTTAGCATATGGGATTAATAATCACGTTGGTGCGAAAATATATAATGTATGTCACACATATATCATATCCATATTAATTGTTCTAATAGGTGTCTATTTTAAGATAGATACCGTTATAATGATTGGCTTAATATGGACAGCACATATTGGAATGGATCGAATGTTTGGATATGGATTGAAATATGAGACGGGTTTTAAGGATACTCATATTCAGAGGTTATAA
- a CDS encoding transporter, whose translation MHFGPAAALPSVLAAVWHNIAGPILATIWSKNAKNEKNTFSDENVLINIEK comes from the coding sequence TTGCATTTTGGACCGGCTGCTGCACTCCCAAGTGTATTAGCGGCAGTATGGCATAACATTGCAGGGCCAATATTAGCAACCATCTGGTCAAAAAATGCAAAAAATGAAAAGAATACTTTTAGCGATGAAAATGTATTAATAAATATAGAAAAATAG
- a CDS encoding FAD-binding oxidoreductase has protein sequence MEITIEHVVNELKGILPEDRVVINMTVRELHSKDESYHVSSLPDVVVFPKTTEEVSTIMKIASQHGTAVVPFGVGSSLEGHVIPYEKGITMDFSLMNKILEIREKDFLVRVQPGVTRSQLNKELKKYGLFFSVDPGADATLGGMAATNASGTTAVKYGVMRDQVRDLEVVLADGEVIHTGNLAAKSSSGYHLNGIFVGSEGTLGCFTELTLKVYGIPEHVMAARASFPTINDAVEAVINILQAGIPIARIELVDELSMKQVNHYNETSYREEPTLFLEFHGNEAGLKQDIEFTKEIVLDHKCIEIAFEMETAARNKLWDARHNLAYSYVHSYPGKKLMSTDVCVPISELAGAIQHAKEVLDKVGLIGGILGHVGDGNFHVLLMIDTNDREEVKKADEINESIVQYALKRGGTCTGEHGVGIGKRKYQEEEHGAALFVMEKIKKALDPQNILNPNKVFQLKDRG, from the coding sequence ATGGAAATAACAATTGAACATGTAGTAAATGAATTAAAAGGCATACTTCCTGAAGATCGAGTAGTAATAAATATGACAGTACGAGAGTTACATAGTAAAGATGAATCTTACCATGTTAGTAGTTTACCTGATGTAGTTGTTTTTCCAAAAACGACCGAAGAAGTTAGCACGATAATGAAAATAGCGAGTCAGCACGGAACAGCTGTCGTTCCATTTGGAGTAGGGTCCAGTTTAGAGGGACATGTAATTCCTTACGAAAAAGGAATTACAATGGACTTTTCTCTTATGAACAAAATACTTGAAATAAGAGAAAAGGATTTTCTTGTGAGAGTACAGCCAGGGGTGACGCGCTCTCAGCTTAATAAAGAATTGAAAAAGTATGGATTATTTTTTAGTGTAGACCCAGGAGCTGATGCAACGTTAGGAGGAATGGCTGCTACAAATGCGAGCGGAACGACAGCGGTAAAGTATGGGGTAATGCGTGATCAAGTCCGAGATTTAGAAGTCGTTCTTGCTGATGGAGAAGTAATACATACCGGGAATTTAGCGGCGAAGTCATCATCAGGTTATCATTTAAATGGTATTTTCGTAGGCTCAGAAGGAACACTTGGATGTTTCACGGAGTTAACTTTAAAAGTATACGGTATACCAGAACATGTTATGGCTGCGAGGGCATCGTTTCCAACTATAAATGATGCAGTAGAAGCTGTAATTAACATATTACAGGCAGGTATTCCAATCGCGAGAATTGAACTCGTTGATGAATTATCTATGAAACAAGTAAATCATTACAATGAAACAAGTTACAGAGAAGAACCGACACTGTTTTTAGAGTTTCACGGCAATGAAGCAGGGTTAAAGCAAGATATTGAATTTACGAAAGAAATCGTTCTTGATCATAAATGTATAGAAATTGCGTTTGAGATGGAAACAGCAGCGAGAAATAAACTGTGGGATGCAAGACATAATTTAGCGTACTCTTACGTGCATAGTTATCCTGGTAAAAAGCTAATGAGTACAGACGTATGTGTGCCAATTTCGGAATTAGCTGGAGCGATTCAACATGCGAAAGAGGTATTAGATAAAGTAGGGCTTATTGGCGGTATTCTCGGTCATGTTGGGGATGGGAATTTCCATGTACTCTTAATGATTGATACAAATGATAGAGAGGAAGTGAAGAAGGCAGACGAAATAAATGAAAGTATCGTTCAGTATGCTCTTAAACGAGGAGGAACGTGTACAGGAGAACATGGCGTTGGAATCGGAAAACGAAAGTATCAAGAAGAAGAGCATGGGGCAGCATTATTTGTAATGGAGAAAATAAAGAAAGCTCTTGATCCGCAAAATATTTTGAATCCGAATAAGGTGTTTCAATTAAAAGATAGGGGCTGA
- a CDS encoding DUF2871 family protein has protein sequence MKKLYNASFTYLIIGLLSGIFAREYGKYKGILGSTLLNLLHTHTLVLGFFFFLIALGLAKVFAFHEVQGFNKWFVLHNIALTLMLGSLAARGLLQLNGADFKGLTYIVGFSHSLMAVTLIWFMLLIKKSFKM, from the coding sequence ATGAAGAAATTATATAATGCATCGTTTACGTATTTGATTATCGGTTTATTATCAGGGATTTTCGCTAGGGAGTATGGTAAGTATAAAGGGATTTTAGGATCTACTTTGTTAAATCTTTTGCATACACATACACTTGTACTTGGCTTTTTCTTCTTTTTAATTGCTTTAGGATTAGCAAAAGTATTCGCGTTTCATGAAGTGCAAGGGTTTAATAAGTGGTTTGTTTTACATAACATTGCATTAACATTAATGTTAGGTTCGCTAGCAGCGAGAGGGCTTCTTCAGTTAAATGGAGCTGACTTTAAAGGGTTAACTTATATTGTAGGATTTTCTCATTCGTTGATGGCAGTTACTTTAATTTGGTTTATGTTGTTAATAAAGAAATCGTTTAAAATGTAG
- a CDS encoding GNAT family N-acetyltransferase, with product MIVLETERLNLRWFDIKDAPFILELVNDPAWIQFIGDKGVRNLEDAKNYIVNGPIDMYNKLRFGLYLVERKEDLTPLGMCGLIKRDSLEDVDIGFAFLETFRSKGYGYESASAIIEYGVQKLGMKRIVAITSIDNIASGKLLEKVGLRFEKIISDSGEDLKLFGYNA from the coding sequence TTGATAGTTCTTGAAACCGAACGTCTTAACCTTCGTTGGTTTGATATAAAAGACGCTCCTTTTATTCTTGAGTTAGTAAACGATCCTGCATGGATTCAGTTTATCGGTGACAAAGGAGTTAGAAACTTAGAAGATGCAAAAAATTATATTGTAAACGGTCCCATCGATATGTATAACAAACTCAGATTTGGCCTTTACTTAGTAGAACGAAAAGAAGATCTCACTCCACTTGGTATGTGTGGCCTTATTAAAAGAGATTCATTAGAAGACGTTGATATCGGATTTGCCTTTTTAGAAACATTCCGTTCAAAAGGATATGGCTACGAGTCAGCTTCTGCGATAATCGAATACGGTGTACAAAAGCTCGGCATGAAACGAATTGTAGCAATTACTTCTATAGATAACATTGCCTCAGGAAAGCTTTTAGAAAAAGTAGGATTACGATTTGAGAAAATCATTTCAGATTCAGGAGAAGATTTAAAATTATTTGGGTATAACGCATAG
- a CDS encoding DUF5065 family protein: protein MIGDLESSMESTYQPDWKIGNLITGDTFYLTQHFGAQMKIFKVHTNGTLERFQTIEPELK, encoded by the coding sequence ATGATTGGGGATTTAGAAAGTTCCATGGAAAGTACATATCAACCTGATTGGAAGATTGGAAATTTAATAACTGGTGATACATTTTACTTAACGCAACATTTTGGTGCGCAAATGAAAATTTTTAAAGTCCACACAAATGGTACCCTAGAACGATTCCAAACAATAGAACCAGAATTAAAATAA
- the pssA gene encoding CDP-diacylglycerol--serine O-phosphatidyltransferase: MFNQLVKVIPNLFTIGNLLCGVFSITLNMSEYLGAASILIFFSAVLDFLDGRIARKLKVNSEFGVELDSLADIVSFGVAPALLFHTIATPSILTSLAFILFPTMGALRLAKFSIKPTIGYFKGLPIPAAGLSLAGMALFSYSNAWITLILALLMVSPIRFKKF; encoded by the coding sequence TTGTTTAATCAGCTTGTAAAAGTTATACCGAATTTATTTACGATTGGAAATTTATTGTGCGGTGTTTTCTCAATCACCTTGAATATGAGTGAATATTTAGGAGCAGCCTCCATTCTCATTTTCTTTTCAGCTGTTTTAGATTTTCTTGATGGAAGAATTGCAAGAAAATTAAAAGTGAACAGTGAGTTTGGCGTAGAATTGGATTCCTTAGCTGATATTGTTAGTTTCGGCGTCGCTCCTGCGCTTTTATTTCATACGATAGCAACACCTTCTATTTTAACTTCTTTGGCATTTATCCTATTCCCAACAATGGGTGCTTTAAGATTAGCTAAATTTAGTATTAAACCAACTATTGGATATTTTAAGGGATTACCTATTCCAGCTGCAGGATTATCATTGGCTGGTATGGCATTGTTTTCATATAGTAATGCATGGATTACTTTAATCCTCGCCCTCTTAATGGTAAGTCCCATTAGGTTTAAAAAATTTTAA
- a CDS encoding MBL fold metallo-hydrolase: protein MLLKYFYDEKLAHASYLVGCQKEGVAIVIDPSRYIEQYIEFAKKEGMEVIAAAETHIHADFLSGSRELSNLYHVNLYVSDEGDCDWKYQYLNEGRYKLVREGTEFKVGHIKFNVIHTPGHTPESISFLVTDTSQNNYTNDKPIGIFTGDFIFVGDIGRPDLLETAVGIKDTAKIGAKQLFDSIQKIKILPDYLQIWPSHGAGSACGKALGAIPTSTLGYEKMFNWAFRCNEESDFISPLLTGQPEPPKYFSLMKNLNKYGPPIRKKRKSTAINTVEELQEILKSVYQIVDIRDVESFAAGHIEKSINIPYNNSFTTWCGWLLDYKKETLIILDEEKVKVEAVIREFESIGLDNIIAFAPLKVIQRLDRFESYKEKTSIELYPHIKGGSVKVIDVRSKKEWEEGHLHDAIHITLGNLFEQLDYIPKDFPIVLQCRTGLRSAIAASILQRAGIKEVVNLKGGFLAWKEEGLPYTTCNLNV from the coding sequence ATGCTTTTAAAATATTTTTATGATGAAAAATTAGCACATGCTTCCTATTTAGTCGGTTGTCAGAAAGAAGGCGTAGCAATCGTTATTGATCCTAGTCGCTATATAGAACAATATATAGAATTTGCTAAGAAAGAGGGGATGGAAGTAATTGCTGCGGCTGAGACTCATATTCATGCTGATTTTCTTTCTGGGTCTAGAGAACTTTCTAATCTTTACCATGTAAATTTATATGTATCTGATGAAGGAGATTGTGATTGGAAATATCAATATCTTAACGAAGGTCGATACAAATTGGTTAGAGAGGGTACAGAGTTTAAAGTAGGTCATATAAAATTTAATGTAATTCACACCCCAGGGCATACGCCTGAAAGTATTTCTTTTTTAGTAACTGATACAAGTCAAAATAATTATACGAATGATAAACCGATAGGAATATTCACAGGTGATTTTATATTTGTAGGAGATATAGGAAGACCGGATTTATTAGAAACTGCAGTCGGTATTAAAGATACTGCAAAAATAGGAGCGAAACAATTATTTGATTCTATACAAAAAATAAAAATACTTCCTGATTATTTGCAAATATGGCCATCACATGGTGCGGGAAGCGCATGTGGAAAAGCATTAGGAGCAATTCCAACTTCTACATTAGGTTATGAAAAGATGTTCAATTGGGCATTTCGGTGTAATGAAGAAAGTGATTTTATATCGCCTTTATTGACGGGACAGCCAGAGCCTCCAAAGTATTTTTCATTAATGAAGAATTTAAATAAGTATGGTCCGCCAATTCGTAAGAAGAGAAAAAGTACTGCTATTAATACAGTAGAAGAACTTCAAGAAATTTTGAAGAGCGTTTATCAAATAGTTGATATAAGGGATGTAGAGAGTTTTGCTGCAGGTCATATCGAGAAGTCAATTAACATACCTTATAACAATTCTTTCACAACTTGGTGTGGATGGTTATTAGATTATAAAAAAGAAACTTTAATAATTCTAGATGAGGAAAAGGTTAAAGTAGAGGCAGTTATTAGAGAATTTGAATCTATTGGGTTAGATAATATTATTGCTTTTGCACCCTTAAAAGTAATACAAAGACTTGATAGATTTGAAAGTTACAAAGAAAAAACATCGATTGAATTATATCCGCATATAAAAGGTGGAAGCGTTAAGGTTATCGATGTGCGTAGTAAAAAAGAGTGGGAGGAAGGACACCTTCATGATGCAATACATATCACTTTAGGTAATCTATTTGAACAACTAGATTATATACCGAAAGATTTTCCAATAGTTTTGCAATGTCGAACCGGATTACGTTCCGCTATAGCAGCTAGTATTTTACAAAGAGCTGGTATAAAGGAAGTAGTGAATTTAAAGGGAGGATTTCTTGCATGGAAAGAAGAAGGGCTTCCTTATACAACATGCAATCTCAATGTGTAG
- a CDS encoding FAD/NAD(P)-binding oxidoreductase, producing MKTRDSYKIIVIGAGTAGLSSTAHLLRNVPLLKESIAIIDPSKKHYFQPLWSLVGGGIVSKESTMRNQELLIPKGATWIPKSVVELFPSENKILLDDGLLLEYEILIVAAGIQINWDSIKGLKESIGTNGVCSNYSYTYVDSTWREIEKFKGGNALFTHPNTPIKCGGAPQKIMYLAEEYFCNSGVRNRSKVIFYSANNNIFQVPRYANTLEQVLERKQIITNYNKNLVEIIAEKREAIFEDTQTLKRETVPYSMIHVVPPMGPPNFIKESEISDHQGWVDISPYTLQHVQYKNIFGLGDCTNLPTSKTGAAIRKQIPVLKQNIMDVLSGRDLQAKYDGYTSCPIVTGYKSLILAEFNYEHEPQETFPFNQAKERYSMFLLKRYMLPYMYWNLMLKGIL from the coding sequence ATGAAGACCAGAGATAGTTATAAAATTATTGTAATTGGTGCTGGGACAGCAGGACTATCTTCTACTGCACATTTATTACGAAATGTACCCCTATTGAAAGAAAGTATAGCAATTATTGATCCATCAAAAAAACATTACTTTCAGCCACTATGGAGTTTAGTGGGGGGAGGAATTGTTTCAAAGGAAAGTACGATGCGTAATCAGGAATTGCTTATTCCAAAAGGGGCAACGTGGATCCCTAAAAGTGTTGTTGAGTTATTTCCATCTGAAAATAAGATACTTTTAGATGACGGACTGCTACTTGAGTATGAAATTCTTATTGTAGCAGCTGGTATCCAAATAAATTGGGACAGTATTAAAGGCTTAAAAGAGTCTATTGGCACTAATGGGGTATGTAGCAATTATTCTTATACATATGTTGATTCTACTTGGAGAGAAATCGAAAAATTTAAAGGAGGAAATGCGCTTTTTACCCACCCTAATACTCCTATTAAATGCGGTGGTGCTCCACAAAAAATTATGTACTTAGCAGAGGAGTATTTTTGTAATAGTGGTGTAAGAAACAGAAGTAAAGTAATATTTTATTCTGCAAACAATAACATATTTCAGGTTCCACGATATGCAAATACTTTAGAACAAGTACTAGAAAGAAAGCAAATTATAACGAATTATAATAAAAATCTAGTGGAAATTATCGCCGAAAAGAGAGAGGCAATTTTTGAAGATACGCAAACACTAAAAAGAGAAACCGTACCATATAGTATGATACATGTTGTTCCGCCAATGGGGCCACCTAATTTTATTAAAGAGAGTGAGATAAGTGATCATCAGGGGTGGGTAGATATAAGCCCTTATACTTTGCAGCATGTGCAATATAAAAATATTTTTGGACTTGGAGATTGTACCAATTTACCTACCTCTAAAACTGGAGCAGCAATTCGAAAACAAATACCCGTCTTAAAACAAAATATTATGGACGTACTTAGCGGAAGAGATTTACAGGCTAAATATGATGGATATACATCATGTCCGATTGTTACAGGATATAAAAGTCTTATACTTGCTGAATTTAACTATGAACATGAGCCTCAAGAAACGTTTCCATTTAATCAAGCGAAAGAACGGTATAGTATGTTTTTACTTAAAAGATATATGTTGCCATATATGTATTGGAATTTAATGTTGAAAGGGATTCTATAG
- a CDS encoding papain-like cysteine peptidase, which produces MNLEDIQKSYGVIVSLGGLCQVTNQIKRHNLRTFSGPLDWFYYPSLSDVNKLLQNRFKKFMKLENMVIEGSESYGLIESEFDNQIKWAERITYCIKDTYYNCFSMHDFPINSEKDLKSTYPSFKAKLDTRINRFLEKINSSESILFIRIWGNRDEAVELQNVLSKITNKDFNILIVNFKEGISNIVEQNWGISRVCSIELPRYQDRWEGDDSDWDVILNKITLT; this is translated from the coding sequence ATGAACCTAGAAGATATACAAAAATCCTATGGCGTAATTGTAAGTTTAGGAGGATTGTGTCAAGTCACCAACCAAATCAAAAGACACAATTTAAGAACATTTTCTGGACCTTTAGATTGGTTTTATTATCCATCACTTTCAGATGTAAACAAATTACTTCAAAATCGATTTAAAAAATTCATGAAGTTGGAAAATATGGTTATAGAAGGTTCAGAAAGTTACGGTCTTATTGAATCAGAATTTGATAATCAAATTAAATGGGCAGAACGAATTACCTACTGTATAAAGGACACTTATTATAATTGTTTTTCAATGCATGATTTTCCTATTAATTCCGAAAAGGATTTGAAATCAACCTATCCTTCTTTTAAAGCTAAATTAGACACTAGAATTAATCGATTCCTTGAAAAAATAAATAGTAGTGAATCCATTTTATTCATTAGAATTTGGGGAAATCGAGATGAAGCGGTTGAATTACAAAACGTATTATCTAAAATTACAAATAAGGATTTTAATATTCTTATTGTTAATTTCAAGGAGGGTATATCTAATATTGTTGAACAAAATTGGGGAATATCGAGGGTTTGTTCAATTGAACTCCCACGTTATCAGGATAGATGGGAAGGTGATGATTCCGATTGGGATGTTATTTTAAACAAAATAACATTAACTTAA
- a CDS encoding sugar phosphate nucleotidyltransferase codes for MKVIILCGGKGLRMQGILEDIPKPLVRVQGKPLLLHIMNWYRKYGHSDFILPLGYKGEKIKEYFMDFSWKENDFSLNFKTSQYTLLQKLENWNIHFIDTGIDTMTGARLKKLESFVQGETFLLTYGDGLANIDIDQLIAFHKEKGKIATLTGIKKNSQYGLLAVEDGIAIDFKEKPLLDEVINGGFFVFNKEIFNYLSNNDDCVLEEDPLRNLIKDNELAVYEHNDFWASVDTPKDLKTVNESWNPNKF; via the coding sequence ATGAAAGTCATAATTTTGTGTGGCGGAAAAGGGCTTCGGATGCAAGGAATTTTAGAGGACATTCCCAAACCATTAGTTCGAGTTCAAGGAAAGCCTCTCCTCTTGCATATAATGAATTGGTATAGAAAATATGGACATTCTGATTTCATTTTACCCTTAGGATATAAAGGTGAGAAAATTAAGGAATATTTTATGGACTTTAGCTGGAAAGAGAATGACTTTAGTTTGAATTTTAAAACCAGTCAATATACGCTACTTCAGAAATTAGAAAATTGGAATATACACTTTATAGATACAGGAATTGATACAATGACCGGGGCAAGACTAAAAAAACTTGAATCCTTTGTACAGGGTGAAACCTTTTTATTAACTTATGGTGACGGATTAGCCAATATAGATATTGATCAACTAATAGCATTCCATAAAGAAAAAGGAAAAATTGCTACATTAACTGGAATTAAAAAAAATAGTCAATACGGCCTATTGGCGGTCGAAGATGGAATTGCTATTGATTTTAAAGAAAAACCATTACTTGATGAAGTAATTAATGGCGGTTTTTTTGTATTTAACAAAGAAATATTCAATTATTTAAGTAATAATGATGATTGTGTTCTAGAAGAAGATCCTCTTCGAAATTTAATAAAAGACAATGAGCTCGCCGTCTATGAACACAATGACTTTTGGGCTAGTGTCGATACACCTAAAGATTTAAAAACTGTAAATGAAAGTTGGAATCCAAATAA